In Melopsittacus undulatus isolate bMelUnd1 chromosome 6, bMelUnd1.mat.Z, whole genome shotgun sequence, the following proteins share a genomic window:
- the LOC101872996 gene encoding endothelin receptor type B-like, translated as MQRHPTSIMRTLAASFDVQSSMAKIPAPTTLAIFLACLFSGAHSQTPRAFQESTIPFEVLSQEQVYSLVQPSLFQDNRQLNHSEIVSGSTSSEPPLLPVCVKPTDIRHIFKYINTIVSCAIFIVGIIGNSTLLRIIYKNKCMRNGPNVLIASLALGDLLYILIALPINVYKLLAKDWPFGVQVCKLVPFIQKASVGITVLSLCALSIDKYRAVASWSRIQGIGIPMWKAVEVMLIWAVAIVLAVPEAIAFDMVELSYWEQHLRVCMLASEQKSSFMMFYRDVKDWWLFGFYFCLPLVCTGIFYTLMSCEMLSKRNGMRTALNDHMKRRREVAKTVFCLVVIFALCWLPLHLSRILKKTIYDQTDPNRCELLSFLLVMDYFGINMASLNSCINPVALYFVSRKFKNCFQSCLCCWCQRSTLSITPMDDKGSVGKWKANGQELGVDRSSSRLSNKYSSS; from the exons ATGCAGAGGCATCCCACAAGCATTATGAGGACTCTTGCAGCCAGCTTTGATGTTCAGTCCTCAATGGCAAAAATCCCAGCTCCCACCACTCTGGCCATTTTCCTGGCTTGCCTCTTCTCTGGGGCACACAGTCAGACCCCAAGGGCTTTCCAGGAGAGCACCATCCCCTTTGAGGTGCTTAGCCAGGAGCAGGTTTACAGCCTGGTCCAGCCAAGCCTGTTCCAGGATAACAGGCAGTTGAACCACTCAGAGATTGTCTCTGGGAGCACCAGCTCTGAGccacctctgctgcctgtgtgtgtgAAGCCCACAGATATCAGACACATCTTCAAATACATCAACACCATCGTGTCCTGCGCCATCTTCATAGTGGGGATCATTGGCAACTCCACACTCCTGAGGATCATTTACAAGAACAAGTGTATGAGGAATGGGCCAAATGTCCTCATTGCCAGCTTGGCACTTGGAGACCTGCTTTACATCCTCATTGCTCTACCCATCAATGTGTATAAG CTCTTGGCAAAGGACTGGCCCTTTGGTGTGCAGGTGTGCAAGCTGGTCCCCTTCATCCAGAAGGCTTCAGTGGGCATTACAGTCCTCAGCCTTTGTGCTCTCAGCATCGACAA GTACCGAGCAGTGGCATCCTGGAGTCGGATCCAGGGGATAGGAATCCCCATGTGGAAGGCAGTGGAGGTGATGCTGATCTGGGCAGTGGCCATCGTGCTTGCAGTGCCTGAAGCCATAGCCTTCGACATGGTGGAGCTCAGCTACTGGGAACAACACCTGCGGGTGTGCATGCTTGCCTCTGAACAGAAATCCAGCTTCATGATG TTCTATCGTGATGTGAAGGACTGGTGGCTTTTTGGCTTCTATTTCTGCCTCCCCTTGGTATGCACTGGCATCTTCTACACCCTCATGTCATGCGAGATGTTGAGCAAGAGAAACGGCATGAGAACTGCTCTGAATGACCACATGAAACgg CGCCGGGAGGTGGCCAAGACAGTGTTCTGCCTCGTGGTGATCTTTGCACTCTGCTGGCTTCCGCTCCACCTCAGCCGCATCCTTAAGAAGACCATCTATGACCAGACGGACCCCAACAGATGTGAACTGCTCAG TTTCCTCCTTGTGATGGATTACTTCGGGATCAATATGGCCTCCCTCAACTCCTGCATCAACCCTGTGGCTCTCTACTTTGTCAGCCGGAAATTCAAGAACTGCTTCCAG tcctgtctgtgctgctggtgccagaGATCCACTCTGAGCATCACACCGATGGATGACAAAGGCTCTGTTGGGAAGTGGAAAGCCAATGGGCAGGAGCTTGGGGTGGACCGGAGCAGCTCCCGCTTGAGTAACAAGTACAGCTCTTCCTAA